The genomic window CGCCGCTTCGACCTGATTACCCAGGTGAACGGTCAGCCGGTGGGAGGCCCGATTCCGACCGGGCAGGTCGCTCCCGCTGGTGACTTCGGCCCCAACGACTTCGCCCGACTGGAACGCACCGGACAGGCGATTGACCTCACCCTGCGCCGCGCTGGGGAAAGCGAGCAGACGGTGAAAGTGATCGGTTTGCCCATGCCCGCCAGCGACCGCCCGGCACCCGTCTGGGCCGGAGCCGAGGGCCGAGTCGCGGTCATCGACCTGCCGAGTTTTCTCTCGACCGATACTGCCGCCGCGTTTCTGGCGCAGGTGCGGCAGCTTCAGGCCGCCGGGGTCCGCAGCCTGATCGTGGACCTGCGCTTCAACGGCGGCGGCAACCTCCAGCAGTGCGTCGCCGCCGCCAGCATCTTCGGGCCGGTGGTCTACAACGCGAGCTACGCGGTCGGGGGATTTTCCTACAGCGGGCTCGACGGGCGCGAGGGCGCCTACCTCGACACCGTGTTCGCCAGCCCCTCGCGCCGGGTATGGAACGGTCCCGCCGCCGTCCTCATCGGCCCCGACACTGCGTCGTGCGCCGAGGTCTTCGCCTACTACGCCCAGAAAGGCGGCGCCCGGCTGGTGGGTGAAGCGACCAAAGGTGTCGCCAACAGCGGCGTGCTGCTGCGGAATCTGCCCGACGGAGGCCTCATCGCCGTCACAGTCTTTCGCGGCTACGCCAGCGGCGACGTGGCTCTGCCCGCCCGCCTCACCCCCGACGTGCCCGCGCCCCTCGACATTGACCTGCTGACGACCCAGGGGCGCGACACCGGGCTGGAAGCGGCGTTGATCGTCCTGGGGGAAGCGGTCACGTCGCCGCCGACGCTGACGACCTCGCCTTGACGAAGAAAGGCAAAAAGCGGGGGAAGATGAATTTGCATCATCTTCCCCCGAATTTGCTTTCTTCCAGCTCAGGTGCCCGCCAGCAGTCGCCAGATTTCCGGCGACGCCACCCAGCCGTACCACAGGTTAGGCAGCAGCCCCAGCACCACGATGCCGATCAGGCTCAGCGCCACCGCGACGTTGGTCGCCGGGCGCTGGCCGTGGGCGTACTCGCGGGCGG from Deinococcus radiodurans R1 = ATCC 13939 = DSM 20539 includes these protein-coding regions:
- a CDS encoding S41 family peptidase, yielding MCLPLHRPPARVSRWRRLGATLLTGATLAATNAAASPASDLYAAATKAVRDNYHGWSTQNFRSLETQYARQLARACEPQGEACSYDTGRAVLSELLADFGDAHTYVRDPEGAARYRESEQERVVPRTGLRLARVQGGLLVASVAAGSPADLLGVRRFDLITQVNGQPVGGPIPTGQVAPAGDFGPNDFARLERTGQAIDLTLRRAGESEQTVKVIGLPMPASDRPAPVWAGAEGRVAVIDLPSFLSTDTAAAFLAQVRQLQAAGVRSLIVDLRFNGGGNLQQCVAAASIFGPVVYNASYAVGGFSYSGLDGREGAYLDTVFASPSRRVWNGPAAVLIGPDTASCAEVFAYYAQKGGARLVGEATKGVANSGVLLRNLPDGGLIAVTVFRGYASGDVALPARLTPDVPAPLDIDLLTTQGRDTGLEAALIVLGEAVTSPPTLTTSP